A single window of Thalassomonas viridans DNA harbors:
- the rluC gene encoding 23S rRNA pseudouridine(955/2504/2580) synthase RluC codes for MNEIKKPQVRFITVDSEDAGQRIDNFLLKTLKGVPKSMIYRLLRKGEIRVNKKRTKPEYKLVNEDVLRIAPIRVSEKSNEVSTSLNVVASLEAQILFEDEILIVLNKPSGMAVHGGSGVGFGVIEALRALRPKARMLELVHRLDRDTSGCLVIAKKRSALRNLHEQLRNKKVQKFYHALVKGRWSPKLTRVTESLKKNDLKSGERVVIVDNINGKESETRYKVIQHYNNATLVRAFPVTGRTHQIRVHCQVKGHPIAGDPKYGNEDFDSDMKEIGVKRLFLHAASIEFIHPRTEQKLKIEAPLDKTLTKALKQLTVANN; via the coding sequence ATGAATGAAATTAAAAAACCTCAGGTCAGATTTATCACCGTTGACAGTGAAGATGCTGGCCAAAGAATCGACAACTTTTTATTGAAAACCCTCAAAGGGGTACCCAAAAGCATGATTTACCGCTTATTGCGCAAAGGGGAAATCAGGGTCAATAAAAAACGGACTAAACCTGAGTATAAGCTGGTTAATGAAGATGTGCTGCGTATTGCCCCGATTCGCGTCAGTGAAAAAAGCAATGAGGTGTCCACCTCGTTAAATGTGGTGGCGAGCCTTGAAGCCCAGATCTTGTTTGAAGATGAGATCCTGATCGTACTGAATAAGCCTTCGGGTATGGCGGTACACGGCGGCAGCGGGGTCGGTTTCGGCGTGATCGAAGCCTTGCGGGCACTGCGGCCGAAGGCCAGGATGCTGGAGCTGGTGCACAGGCTGGATCGGGATACTTCCGGCTGTCTGGTGATCGCTAAAAAGCGCTCGGCGCTGCGTAACTTACACGAACAGCTGCGCAATAAAAAAGTGCAAAAGTTCTACCATGCGCTGGTAAAAGGGCGCTGGTCACCGAAACTCACCCGGGTGACGGAGTCGCTGAAAAAAAATGATCTGAAATCCGGCGAGCGGGTGGTGATTGTCGATAATATCAACGGCAAAGAATCCGAAACCCGTTATAAGGTGATCCAGCATTATAATAATGCGACTTTGGTGCGGGCATTTCCGGTAACCGGACGGACCCATCAAATCAGGGTACATTGCCAGGTTAAGGGCCACCCGATCGCCGGGGATCCGAAATACGGTAATGAAGACTTTGACAGCGATATGAAAGAAATCGGCGTCAAACGCTTATTTTTACATGCTGCCAGTATAGAATTCATCCATCCGAGAACGGAACAGAAGCTGAAAATCGAAGCGCCTTTGGATAAAACCCTGACCAAGGCATTAAAACAACTGACGGTGGCGAATAACTGA
- a CDS encoding HAD-IA family hydrolase — protein sequence MQNYQLIIFDWDGTLMDSVARIVSSLQGAARASSLEAPAYDVAKQVIGLSLPKAMQTLFPEEKHLHDELMGQYKLHYRELDTTQTPLFDHAVELLTGLKAAQKLLAVATGKGRSGLQRVWQQSDTGHYFHASRCADESLSKPHPDMLQSLLAELDIAPGQALMVGDTSFDLEMAQFAGVDSVGVTHGVHTSEILAQYQPKAIVNSLPELAQLLLPA from the coding sequence ATGCAAAACTACCAGCTGATTATTTTTGACTGGGACGGTACCCTGATGGACTCCGTTGCCAGGATAGTGTCCAGTTTACAGGGGGCGGCCAGGGCTTCCTCCCTGGAGGCGCCGGCTTATGATGTTGCCAAGCAGGTCATAGGCCTGAGCTTGCCCAAGGCCATGCAAACCCTTTTTCCCGAAGAAAAGCATTTGCATGATGAGCTGATGGGACAATATAAACTTCACTACCGCGAGTTGGATACTACGCAAACCCCTTTGTTTGACCATGCCGTTGAGCTGTTAACCGGCCTGAAAGCCGCGCAAAAGCTGCTGGCGGTTGCCACGGGCAAAGGCAGGTCAGGATTGCAGAGGGTGTGGCAGCAAAGTGATACCGGGCATTATTTTCATGCCTCGCGCTGTGCCGACGAGAGTTTGTCTAAACCCCATCCGGATATGTTGCAGAGTCTGCTGGCAGAATTGGATATTGCCCCCGGGCAGGCATTAATGGTGGGGGATACCAGTTTTGATCTGGAAATGGCTCAGTTTGCCGGGGTGGACAGTGTCGGCGTGACCCATGGCGTACACACAAGCGAGATCCTGGCTCAATACCAGCCCAAGGCCATAGTCAACTCGCTGCCCGAGCTTGCCCAGTTGTTGTTGCCCGCATAA
- a CDS encoding Maf family protein, which yields MKTLVLASTSPFRKSILSKLNLAFECAKPDIDETPHPDEAPRALVERLAGEKAKAVAASFPDALIIGSDQVAVCDGEILGKPHTFENGVKQLTQFSDKAVTFYTGLALYNSSTGQTSALVEPFTVHFNPLSRQEIENYLNAEQPYNCAGSFKSEGLGICLFKKLEGDDPNTLIGLPLIKLVALLKAQGLDVLAHQPDS from the coding sequence ATGAAAACCCTGGTTTTAGCCTCTACTTCTCCTTTCCGTAAAAGCATCTTATCCAAGCTCAATCTGGCGTTTGAATGCGCCAAACCCGATATAGATGAAACCCCGCACCCGGATGAAGCGCCCCGGGCACTGGTAGAGCGCCTGGCCGGTGAAAAAGCAAAAGCGGTTGCCGCTTCATTTCCCGATGCCCTGATCATAGGTTCAGATCAGGTGGCGGTTTGCGACGGGGAAATCCTGGGGAAACCCCATACTTTTGAAAACGGCGTTAAACAACTGACGCAATTTAGCGATAAAGCCGTTACCTTTTATACCGGCTTAGCCCTTTATAACAGCAGCACAGGACAAACCTCTGCCCTGGTAGAGCCTTTTACCGTACATTTTAACCCCCTGAGCCGGCAGGAAATCGAAAATTACCTCAATGCCGAGCAGCCTTATAACTGTGCCGGCAGCTTTAAAAGCGAAGGCCTGGGCATATGCCTGTTTAAAAAACTGGAAGGAGACGACCCCAACACCCTGATCGGCCTGCCACTGATCAAACTGGTGGCGCTGCTGAAAGCCCAGGGACTAGATGTCCTGGCCCATCAGCCTGATTCCTGA
- the yceD gene encoding 23S rRNA accumulation protein YceD, translated as MKKLKLPITIDPFKSAQRRLECEGIFEMSGMDRLLAACEPCDGQVTVNVNFNVDELGLVVISGKGSASVALTCQRCTEVYEQALEVDFTFSPVKNAEAAAELPSYYDAIELDENGEVNLRELVEDELLLAIPLIPRHSLEDCQAPADSVWGELPEELEKPNPFDVLKQLK; from the coding sequence ATGAAAAAACTTAAACTTCCGATCACGATAGACCCTTTTAAAAGCGCCCAGCGTCGGCTGGAGTGTGAAGGCATCTTTGAAATGTCGGGGATGGACAGACTGCTTGCTGCATGTGAACCATGCGACGGGCAAGTTACAGTTAATGTGAATTTTAATGTGGATGAACTTGGGCTGGTGGTTATATCAGGCAAAGGCTCGGCATCAGTTGCATTAACTTGTCAGCGGTGTACCGAGGTATATGAACAAGCGCTGGAAGTAGATTTTACTTTCAGCCCTGTGAAAAATGCCGAGGCGGCTGCTGAATTGCCGTCATATTATGACGCAATTGAATTAGATGAGAATGGTGAAGTCAACTTGCGTGAATTGGTGGAAGATGAGCTCCTGCTCGCCATCCCCCTGATTCCCAGGCATTCCCTTGAAGACTGTCAGGCGCCAGCAGACAGTGTTTGGGGGGAGCTGCCGGAAGAGCTAGAGAAGCCGAATCCATTTGATGTATTAAAACAACTCAAGTAA
- the rpmF gene encoding 50S ribosomal protein L32, translated as MAVQKSKKSRSRRGMRRSHDALTVENLSVDAVSGETHRRHHVTADGFYKGVKVIAR; from the coding sequence ATGGCAGTTCAAAAGAGCAAAAAGTCTCGTTCAAGACGTGGCATGCGTCGTTCACATGATGCATTAACTGTAGAAAACCTATCAGTTGACGCGGTTTCCGGTGAAACTCACCGTCGTCACCACGTAACAGCCGATGGCTTTTACAAAGGCGTTAAAGTTATCGCCCGATAA
- the plsX gene encoding phosphate acyltransferase PlsX has product MKNLTIALDVMGGDKGPLITISSAIMAVEQQANLHLILCGDENIISAELKKQSFSKHPRLTISPTTEVVEMTDKPSFALRYKKNSSMRRALDLVREGKAQACVSAGNTGALFATAHFVLKTLPGVERPALITSLPTHGQDRHVFMLDLGANVFCDANVLYQFAIMGAVMAEQVDGLKQPKVALLNMGEEEIKGSDHIKLAASELAANPEVNYIGFVEGSDIFTNKADVIVCDGFVGNVALKTCEGVARLVYEKAKDFFNQSFFARLLGKLLTPALKKLLKSLNPDQYNGASLIGLRGIVVKSHGNANAKAFYSAIMEAVKEVERQVPDKIKAKLEQGLLPRP; this is encoded by the coding sequence TTGAAAAATCTAACCATAGCGTTAGATGTTATGGGGGGGGACAAAGGCCCCCTTATAACAATCTCCTCTGCGATCATGGCAGTAGAGCAACAAGCCAACCTGCATTTGATCCTGTGCGGCGACGAAAATATCATTTCAGCCGAACTCAAAAAACAATCCTTCAGCAAACATCCCAGATTAACGATTTCCCCTACCACTGAAGTGGTGGAAATGACAGATAAGCCTTCTTTTGCGTTAAGATATAAAAAAAACTCATCCATGCGCAGGGCGTTAGATCTGGTGCGCGAGGGTAAAGCCCAGGCCTGTGTCAGTGCCGGCAATACCGGCGCCTTGTTTGCCACTGCCCATTTTGTCCTGAAAACCCTGCCGGGGGTCGAGCGTCCGGCGCTGATCACTTCGCTGCCGACACACGGTCAGGACCGGCATGTGTTTATGCTGGATTTGGGGGCGAATGTTTTTTGCGATGCCAATGTGCTCTACCAGTTTGCCATTATGGGGGCTGTGATGGCGGAGCAGGTGGACGGGTTAAAGCAGCCTAAGGTTGCCTTGCTCAACATGGGAGAAGAGGAGATCAAGGGCAGCGATCATATTAAGCTGGCTGCCTCTGAGCTGGCGGCCAATCCCGAGGTAAATTATATCGGTTTTGTCGAAGGCAGTGATATTTTTACCAATAAAGCCGATGTGATCGTCTGTGACGGTTTCGTCGGCAATGTCGCCCTGAAAACCTGTGAGGGGGTTGCCCGTTTAGTTTATGAAAAAGCAAAAGATTTCTTCAATCAGAGCTTTTTTGCGCGTTTATTGGGCAAACTGTTGACGCCGGCCCTAAAAAAACTGCTTAAATCCCTGAACCCCGACCAGTACAACGGGGCAAGTTTGATAGGATTGCGGGGAATTGTTGTAAAGAGCCACGGTAATGCCAATGCAAAGGCCTTTTATAGCGCCATTATGGAGGCGGTAAAAGAGGTGGAACGGCAGGTACCGGATAAGATAAAAGCTAAGCTCGAACAGGGGCTGTTGCCCCGGCCATAG